From Bos mutus isolate GX-2022 chromosome 5, NWIPB_WYAK_1.1, whole genome shotgun sequence, one genomic window encodes:
- the ZNF384 gene encoding zinc finger protein 384 isoform X1, whose translation MEESHFNSNPYFWPSIPTVSGQIENTMFINKMKDQLLPEKGCGLAPPHYPTLLTVPASVSLPSGISMDTESKSDQLTPHSQASVTQNITVVPVPSTGLMTAGVSCSQRWRREGSQSRGPGLVITSPSGSLVTTATSAQTFPISAPMIVSALPPGSQALQVVPDLSKKVASTLTEEGGGGGGGGGGTVVAAKPPRGRKKKRMLESGLPEMNDPYVLSPEDDDDHQKDGKTYRSEGNCGTGNGQSLGLMDSVPGSTTNLLCDPGCRMCSLTFYSKSEMQIHSKSHTETKPHKCPHCSKTFANSSYLAQHIRIHSGAKPYSCNFCEKSFRQLSHLQQHTRIHSKVHTEIIKPHKCPHCSKTFANTSYLAQHLRIHSGAKPYNCSYCQKAFRQLSHLQQHTRIHTGDRPYKCAHPGCEKAFTQLSNLQSHRRQHNKDKPFKCHNCHRAYTDATSLEVHLSTHTVKHAKVYTCTICSRAYTSETYLMKHMRKHNPPDLQQQVQAAAAAAAVAQAQAQAQAQAQAQAQAQAQAQAQAQAQAQASQASQQPQQQQPQPPHFQSPGAAPQGGGGGDSNPNPPPQCSFDLTPYKTAEHHKDICLTVTTSTIQVEHLASS comes from the exons ATGGAAGAATCTCACTTCAATTCTAACCCGTACTTCTGGCCTTCAATCCCCACGGTCTCAGGACAG attgaGAACACAATGTTTATCAACAAGATGAAGGATCAGCTGCTGCCAGAGAAGGGCTGTGGGCTGGCTCCTCCCCACTACCCCACCTTGCTGACAGTGCCTGCCTCGGTGTCCCTGCCCTCGGGCATCAGCATGGACACAGAGTCCAAGTCAGACCAGCTGACCCCACACAGCCAGGCATCGGTCACCCAGAACATCACGGTGGTCCCCGTGCCGTCAACAGGACTGATGACCGCCG GAGTCTCCTGTTCTCAGaggtggagaagagaagggagtcAATCAAGGG GTCCTGGCCTGGTTATCACGTCCCCCTCAGGCTCCCTCGTGACCACAGCCACGTCAGCTCAGACCTTCCCCATCTCGGCTCCCATGATTGTCTCAGCTCTTCCCCCTGGCTCACAAGCCCTGCAGGTGGTCCCTGACCTCTCTAAGAAGGTAGCATCAACCCTCACCGAggaaggcggcggcggcggaggtgGCGGTGGCGGCACTGTGGTGGCCGCTAAGCCCCCCCGGGGCCGAAAGAAGAAGCGGATGCTGGAGTCAGGGCTGCCGGAGATGAACGACCCTTATGTCCTCTCCCCTGAGGACGACGATGACCATCAGAAAGACGGCAAGACCTACAG GAGCGAAGGGAACTGCGGCACAGGAAATGGACAGAGCCTTGGGCTCATGGATTCAGTTCCCGGCTCCACCAcgaacttgctgtgtgaccctgg GTGCCGGATGTGCTCCCTGACCTTCTACTCGAAGTCGGAGATGCAGATCCACTCCAAGTCCCACACCGAGACCAAGCCCCACAAGTGCCCACACTGCTCCAAGACCTTCGCCAACAGCTCCTACCTGGCCCAGCACATCCGTATCCACTCAGGGGCCAAGCCCTACAGTTGTAACTTCTGTGAGAAATCCTTCCGCCAGCTCTCTCATCTCCAGCAGCACACCCG GATCCACTCCAAGGTGCACACGGAGATCATCAAGCCCCACAAGTGCCCGCACTGCTCCAAGACCTTCGCCAACACCTCCTACCTGGCCCAGCACCTCCGTATCCACTCGGGGGCCAAGCCCTACAACTGTTCCTACTGCCAGAAGGCCTTCCGCCAGCTCTCCCACCTCCAGCAGCACACACG AATCCACACTGGGGACAGGCCATACAAATGTGCACACCCAGGCTGCGAGAAAGCCTTCACACAGCTCTCCAACCTGCAG TCCCACAGGCGGCAGCACAACAAAGATAAACCCTTCAAGTGCCACAATTGTCACCGGGCGTACACAGACGCGACCTCGCTGGAGGTGCACCTGTCCACGCACACAGTGAAGCATGCCAAGGTGTACACCTGCACCATCTGTAGCCGGGCGTACACGTCG GAAACGTACCTGATGAAACACATGCGCAAACACAACCCTCCTGATCTCCAGCAGCAGGTgcaggcggcggcggcagcagcagcggtggcccaggcccaggcccaggcccaggcccaagCCCAAGCTCAAGCTcaagcccaggcccaggcccaagCCCAGGCCCAAGCCCAAGCCCAGGCCTCTCAGGCTTCGCAGCAGCCACAGCAACAGCAGCCACAGCCACCACACTTCCAGTCCCCTGGGGCAGccccccagggtgggggtggcggggacaGCAACCCGAACCCTCCACCCCAGTGTTCCTTTGACCTGACGCCCTATAAGACGGCGGAGCATCACAAGGACATCTGCCTCACcgtcaccaccagcaccatccaGGTGGAGCACCTGGCCAGCTCGTAG
- the ZNF384 gene encoding zinc finger protein 384 isoform X8, producing the protein MEESHFNSNPYFWPSIPTVSGQIENTMFINKMKDQLLPEKGCGLAPPHYPTLLTVPASVSLPSGISMDTESKSDQLTPHSQASVTQNITVVPVPSTGLMTAGPGLVITSPSGSLVTTATSAQTFPISAPMIVSALPPGSQALQVVPDLSKKVASTLTEEGGGGGGGGGGTVVAAKPPRGRKKKRMLESGLPEMNDPYVLSPEDDDDHQKDGKTYRCRMCSLTFYSKSEMQIHSKSHTETKPHKCPHCSKTFANSSYLAQHIRIHSGAKPYSCNFCEKSFRQLSHLQQHTRIHTGDRPYKCAHPGCEKAFTQLSNLQSHRRQHNKDKPFKCHNCHRAYTDATSLEVHLSTHTVKHAKVYTCTICSRAYTSETYLMKHMRKHNPPDLQQQVQAAAAAAAVAQAQAQAQAQAQAQAQAQAQAQAQAQAQAQASQASQQPQQQQPQPPHFQSPGAAPQGGGGGDSNPNPPPQCSFDLTPYKTAEHHKDICLTVTTSTIQVEHLASS; encoded by the exons ATGGAAGAATCTCACTTCAATTCTAACCCGTACTTCTGGCCTTCAATCCCCACGGTCTCAGGACAG attgaGAACACAATGTTTATCAACAAGATGAAGGATCAGCTGCTGCCAGAGAAGGGCTGTGGGCTGGCTCCTCCCCACTACCCCACCTTGCTGACAGTGCCTGCCTCGGTGTCCCTGCCCTCGGGCATCAGCATGGACACAGAGTCCAAGTCAGACCAGCTGACCCCACACAGCCAGGCATCGGTCACCCAGAACATCACGGTGGTCCCCGTGCCGTCAACAGGACTGATGACCGCCG GTCCTGGCCTGGTTATCACGTCCCCCTCAGGCTCCCTCGTGACCACAGCCACGTCAGCTCAGACCTTCCCCATCTCGGCTCCCATGATTGTCTCAGCTCTTCCCCCTGGCTCACAAGCCCTGCAGGTGGTCCCTGACCTCTCTAAGAAGGTAGCATCAACCCTCACCGAggaaggcggcggcggcggaggtgGCGGTGGCGGCACTGTGGTGGCCGCTAAGCCCCCCCGGGGCCGAAAGAAGAAGCGGATGCTGGAGTCAGGGCTGCCGGAGATGAACGACCCTTATGTCCTCTCCCCTGAGGACGACGATGACCATCAGAAAGACGGCAAGACCTACAG GTGCCGGATGTGCTCCCTGACCTTCTACTCGAAGTCGGAGATGCAGATCCACTCCAAGTCCCACACCGAGACCAAGCCCCACAAGTGCCCACACTGCTCCAAGACCTTCGCCAACAGCTCCTACCTGGCCCAGCACATCCGTATCCACTCAGGGGCCAAGCCCTACAGTTGTAACTTCTGTGAGAAATCCTTCCGCCAGCTCTCTCATCTCCAGCAGCACACCCG AATCCACACTGGGGACAGGCCATACAAATGTGCACACCCAGGCTGCGAGAAAGCCTTCACACAGCTCTCCAACCTGCAG TCCCACAGGCGGCAGCACAACAAAGATAAACCCTTCAAGTGCCACAATTGTCACCGGGCGTACACAGACGCGACCTCGCTGGAGGTGCACCTGTCCACGCACACAGTGAAGCATGCCAAGGTGTACACCTGCACCATCTGTAGCCGGGCGTACACGTCG GAAACGTACCTGATGAAACACATGCGCAAACACAACCCTCCTGATCTCCAGCAGCAGGTgcaggcggcggcggcagcagcagcggtggcccaggcccaggcccaggcccaggcccaagCCCAAGCTCAAGCTcaagcccaggcccaggcccaagCCCAGGCCCAAGCCCAAGCCCAGGCCTCTCAGGCTTCGCAGCAGCCACAGCAACAGCAGCCACAGCCACCACACTTCCAGTCCCCTGGGGCAGccccccagggtgggggtggcggggacaGCAACCCGAACCCTCCACCCCAGTGTTCCTTTGACCTGACGCCCTATAAGACGGCGGAGCATCACAAGGACATCTGCCTCACcgtcaccaccagcaccatccaGGTGGAGCACCTGGCCAGCTCGTAG
- the ZNF384 gene encoding zinc finger protein 384 isoform X4: MEESHFNSNPYFWPSIPTVSGQIENTMFINKMKDQLLPEKGCGLAPPHYPTLLTVPASVSLPSGISMDTESKSDQLTPHSQASVTQNITVVPVPSTGLMTAGPGLVITSPSGSLVTTATSAQTFPISAPMIVSALPPGSQALQVVPDLSKKVASTLTEEGGGGGGGGGGTVVAAKPPRGRKKKRMLESGLPEMNDPYVLSPEDDDDHQKDGKTYRCRMCSLTFYSKSEMQIHSKSHTETKPHKCPHCSKTFANSSYLAQHIRIHSGAKPYSCNFCEKSFRQLSHLQQHTRIHSKVHTEIIKPHKCPHCSKTFANTSYLAQHLRIHSGAKPYNCSYCQKAFRQLSHLQQHTRIHTGDRPYKCAHPGCEKAFTQLSNLQSHRRQHNKDKPFKCHNCHRAYTDATSLEVHLSTHTVKHAKVYTCTICSRAYTSETYLMKHMRKHNPPDLQQQVQAAAAAAAVAQAQAQAQAQAQAQAQAQAQAQAQAQAQAQASQASQQPQQQQPQPPHFQSPGAAPQGGGGGDSNPNPPPQCSFDLTPYKTAEHHKDICLTVTTSTIQVEHLASS, translated from the exons ATGGAAGAATCTCACTTCAATTCTAACCCGTACTTCTGGCCTTCAATCCCCACGGTCTCAGGACAG attgaGAACACAATGTTTATCAACAAGATGAAGGATCAGCTGCTGCCAGAGAAGGGCTGTGGGCTGGCTCCTCCCCACTACCCCACCTTGCTGACAGTGCCTGCCTCGGTGTCCCTGCCCTCGGGCATCAGCATGGACACAGAGTCCAAGTCAGACCAGCTGACCCCACACAGCCAGGCATCGGTCACCCAGAACATCACGGTGGTCCCCGTGCCGTCAACAGGACTGATGACCGCCG GTCCTGGCCTGGTTATCACGTCCCCCTCAGGCTCCCTCGTGACCACAGCCACGTCAGCTCAGACCTTCCCCATCTCGGCTCCCATGATTGTCTCAGCTCTTCCCCCTGGCTCACAAGCCCTGCAGGTGGTCCCTGACCTCTCTAAGAAGGTAGCATCAACCCTCACCGAggaaggcggcggcggcggaggtgGCGGTGGCGGCACTGTGGTGGCCGCTAAGCCCCCCCGGGGCCGAAAGAAGAAGCGGATGCTGGAGTCAGGGCTGCCGGAGATGAACGACCCTTATGTCCTCTCCCCTGAGGACGACGATGACCATCAGAAAGACGGCAAGACCTACAG GTGCCGGATGTGCTCCCTGACCTTCTACTCGAAGTCGGAGATGCAGATCCACTCCAAGTCCCACACCGAGACCAAGCCCCACAAGTGCCCACACTGCTCCAAGACCTTCGCCAACAGCTCCTACCTGGCCCAGCACATCCGTATCCACTCAGGGGCCAAGCCCTACAGTTGTAACTTCTGTGAGAAATCCTTCCGCCAGCTCTCTCATCTCCAGCAGCACACCCG GATCCACTCCAAGGTGCACACGGAGATCATCAAGCCCCACAAGTGCCCGCACTGCTCCAAGACCTTCGCCAACACCTCCTACCTGGCCCAGCACCTCCGTATCCACTCGGGGGCCAAGCCCTACAACTGTTCCTACTGCCAGAAGGCCTTCCGCCAGCTCTCCCACCTCCAGCAGCACACACG AATCCACACTGGGGACAGGCCATACAAATGTGCACACCCAGGCTGCGAGAAAGCCTTCACACAGCTCTCCAACCTGCAG TCCCACAGGCGGCAGCACAACAAAGATAAACCCTTCAAGTGCCACAATTGTCACCGGGCGTACACAGACGCGACCTCGCTGGAGGTGCACCTGTCCACGCACACAGTGAAGCATGCCAAGGTGTACACCTGCACCATCTGTAGCCGGGCGTACACGTCG GAAACGTACCTGATGAAACACATGCGCAAACACAACCCTCCTGATCTCCAGCAGCAGGTgcaggcggcggcggcagcagcagcggtggcccaggcccaggcccaggcccaggcccaagCCCAAGCTCAAGCTcaagcccaggcccaggcccaagCCCAGGCCCAAGCCCAAGCCCAGGCCTCTCAGGCTTCGCAGCAGCCACAGCAACAGCAGCCACAGCCACCACACTTCCAGTCCCCTGGGGCAGccccccagggtgggggtggcggggacaGCAACCCGAACCCTCCACCCCAGTGTTCCTTTGACCTGACGCCCTATAAGACGGCGGAGCATCACAAGGACATCTGCCTCACcgtcaccaccagcaccatccaGGTGGAGCACCTGGCCAGCTCGTAG
- the ZNF384 gene encoding zinc finger protein 384 isoform X6, with amino-acid sequence MEESHFNSNPYFWPSIPTVSGQIENTMFINKMKDQLLPEKGCGLAPPHYPTLLTVPASVSLPSGISMDTESKSDQLTPHSQASVTQNITVVPVPSTGLMTAGPGLVITSPSGSLVTTATSAQTFPISAPMIVSALPPGSQALQVVPDLSKKVASTLTEEGGGGGGGGGGTVVAAKPPRGRKKKRMLESGLPEMNDPYVLSPEDDDDHQKDGKTYRSEGNCGTGNGQSLGLMDSVPGSTTNLLCDPGCRMCSLTFYSKSEMQIHSKSHTETKPHKCPHCSKTFANSSYLAQHIRIHSGAKPYSCNFCEKSFRQLSHLQQHTRIHTGDRPYKCAHPGCEKAFTQLSNLQSHRRQHNKDKPFKCHNCHRAYTDATSLEVHLSTHTVKHAKVYTCTICSRAYTSETYLMKHMRKHNPPDLQQQVQAAAAAAAVAQAQAQAQAQAQAQAQAQAQAQAQAQAQAQASQASQQPQQQQPQPPHFQSPGAAPQGGGGGDSNPNPPPQCSFDLTPYKTAEHHKDICLTVTTSTIQVEHLASS; translated from the exons ATGGAAGAATCTCACTTCAATTCTAACCCGTACTTCTGGCCTTCAATCCCCACGGTCTCAGGACAG attgaGAACACAATGTTTATCAACAAGATGAAGGATCAGCTGCTGCCAGAGAAGGGCTGTGGGCTGGCTCCTCCCCACTACCCCACCTTGCTGACAGTGCCTGCCTCGGTGTCCCTGCCCTCGGGCATCAGCATGGACACAGAGTCCAAGTCAGACCAGCTGACCCCACACAGCCAGGCATCGGTCACCCAGAACATCACGGTGGTCCCCGTGCCGTCAACAGGACTGATGACCGCCG GTCCTGGCCTGGTTATCACGTCCCCCTCAGGCTCCCTCGTGACCACAGCCACGTCAGCTCAGACCTTCCCCATCTCGGCTCCCATGATTGTCTCAGCTCTTCCCCCTGGCTCACAAGCCCTGCAGGTGGTCCCTGACCTCTCTAAGAAGGTAGCATCAACCCTCACCGAggaaggcggcggcggcggaggtgGCGGTGGCGGCACTGTGGTGGCCGCTAAGCCCCCCCGGGGCCGAAAGAAGAAGCGGATGCTGGAGTCAGGGCTGCCGGAGATGAACGACCCTTATGTCCTCTCCCCTGAGGACGACGATGACCATCAGAAAGACGGCAAGACCTACAG GAGCGAAGGGAACTGCGGCACAGGAAATGGACAGAGCCTTGGGCTCATGGATTCAGTTCCCGGCTCCACCAcgaacttgctgtgtgaccctgg GTGCCGGATGTGCTCCCTGACCTTCTACTCGAAGTCGGAGATGCAGATCCACTCCAAGTCCCACACCGAGACCAAGCCCCACAAGTGCCCACACTGCTCCAAGACCTTCGCCAACAGCTCCTACCTGGCCCAGCACATCCGTATCCACTCAGGGGCCAAGCCCTACAGTTGTAACTTCTGTGAGAAATCCTTCCGCCAGCTCTCTCATCTCCAGCAGCACACCCG AATCCACACTGGGGACAGGCCATACAAATGTGCACACCCAGGCTGCGAGAAAGCCTTCACACAGCTCTCCAACCTGCAG TCCCACAGGCGGCAGCACAACAAAGATAAACCCTTCAAGTGCCACAATTGTCACCGGGCGTACACAGACGCGACCTCGCTGGAGGTGCACCTGTCCACGCACACAGTGAAGCATGCCAAGGTGTACACCTGCACCATCTGTAGCCGGGCGTACACGTCG GAAACGTACCTGATGAAACACATGCGCAAACACAACCCTCCTGATCTCCAGCAGCAGGTgcaggcggcggcggcagcagcagcggtggcccaggcccaggcccaggcccaggcccaagCCCAAGCTCAAGCTcaagcccaggcccaggcccaagCCCAGGCCCAAGCCCAAGCCCAGGCCTCTCAGGCTTCGCAGCAGCCACAGCAACAGCAGCCACAGCCACCACACTTCCAGTCCCCTGGGGCAGccccccagggtgggggtggcggggacaGCAACCCGAACCCTCCACCCCAGTGTTCCTTTGACCTGACGCCCTATAAGACGGCGGAGCATCACAAGGACATCTGCCTCACcgtcaccaccagcaccatccaGGTGGAGCACCTGGCCAGCTCGTAG
- the ZNF384 gene encoding zinc finger protein 384 isoform X5: MEESHFNSNPYFWPSIPTVSGQIENTMFINKMKDQLLPEKGCGLAPPHYPTLLTVPASVSLPSGISMDTESKSDQLTPHSQASVTQNITVVPVPSTGLMTAGVSCSQRWRREGSQSRGPGLVITSPSGSLVTTATSAQTFPISAPMIVSALPPGSQALQVVPDLSKKVASTLTEEGGGGGGGGGGTVVAAKPPRGRKKKRMLESGLPEMNDPYVLSPEDDDDHQKDGKTYRSEGNCGTGNGQSLGLMDSVPGSTTNLLCDPGCRMCSLTFYSKSEMQIHSKSHTETKPHKCPHCSKTFANSSYLAQHIRIHSGAKPYSCNFCEKSFRQLSHLQQHTRIHTGDRPYKCAHPGCEKAFTQLSNLQSHRRQHNKDKPFKCHNCHRAYTDATSLEVHLSTHTVKHAKVYTCTICSRAYTSETYLMKHMRKHNPPDLQQQVQAAAAAAAVAQAQAQAQAQAQAQAQAQAQAQAQAQAQAQASQASQQPQQQQPQPPHFQSPGAAPQGGGGGDSNPNPPPQCSFDLTPYKTAEHHKDICLTVTTSTIQVEHLASS; this comes from the exons ATGGAAGAATCTCACTTCAATTCTAACCCGTACTTCTGGCCTTCAATCCCCACGGTCTCAGGACAG attgaGAACACAATGTTTATCAACAAGATGAAGGATCAGCTGCTGCCAGAGAAGGGCTGTGGGCTGGCTCCTCCCCACTACCCCACCTTGCTGACAGTGCCTGCCTCGGTGTCCCTGCCCTCGGGCATCAGCATGGACACAGAGTCCAAGTCAGACCAGCTGACCCCACACAGCCAGGCATCGGTCACCCAGAACATCACGGTGGTCCCCGTGCCGTCAACAGGACTGATGACCGCCG GAGTCTCCTGTTCTCAGaggtggagaagagaagggagtcAATCAAGGG GTCCTGGCCTGGTTATCACGTCCCCCTCAGGCTCCCTCGTGACCACAGCCACGTCAGCTCAGACCTTCCCCATCTCGGCTCCCATGATTGTCTCAGCTCTTCCCCCTGGCTCACAAGCCCTGCAGGTGGTCCCTGACCTCTCTAAGAAGGTAGCATCAACCCTCACCGAggaaggcggcggcggcggaggtgGCGGTGGCGGCACTGTGGTGGCCGCTAAGCCCCCCCGGGGCCGAAAGAAGAAGCGGATGCTGGAGTCAGGGCTGCCGGAGATGAACGACCCTTATGTCCTCTCCCCTGAGGACGACGATGACCATCAGAAAGACGGCAAGACCTACAG GAGCGAAGGGAACTGCGGCACAGGAAATGGACAGAGCCTTGGGCTCATGGATTCAGTTCCCGGCTCCACCAcgaacttgctgtgtgaccctgg GTGCCGGATGTGCTCCCTGACCTTCTACTCGAAGTCGGAGATGCAGATCCACTCCAAGTCCCACACCGAGACCAAGCCCCACAAGTGCCCACACTGCTCCAAGACCTTCGCCAACAGCTCCTACCTGGCCCAGCACATCCGTATCCACTCAGGGGCCAAGCCCTACAGTTGTAACTTCTGTGAGAAATCCTTCCGCCAGCTCTCTCATCTCCAGCAGCACACCCG AATCCACACTGGGGACAGGCCATACAAATGTGCACACCCAGGCTGCGAGAAAGCCTTCACACAGCTCTCCAACCTGCAG TCCCACAGGCGGCAGCACAACAAAGATAAACCCTTCAAGTGCCACAATTGTCACCGGGCGTACACAGACGCGACCTCGCTGGAGGTGCACCTGTCCACGCACACAGTGAAGCATGCCAAGGTGTACACCTGCACCATCTGTAGCCGGGCGTACACGTCG GAAACGTACCTGATGAAACACATGCGCAAACACAACCCTCCTGATCTCCAGCAGCAGGTgcaggcggcggcggcagcagcagcggtggcccaggcccaggcccaggcccaggcccaagCCCAAGCTCAAGCTcaagcccaggcccaggcccaagCCCAGGCCCAAGCCCAAGCCCAGGCCTCTCAGGCTTCGCAGCAGCCACAGCAACAGCAGCCACAGCCACCACACTTCCAGTCCCCTGGGGCAGccccccagggtgggggtggcggggacaGCAACCCGAACCCTCCACCCCAGTGTTCCTTTGACCTGACGCCCTATAAGACGGCGGAGCATCACAAGGACATCTGCCTCACcgtcaccaccagcaccatccaGGTGGAGCACCTGGCCAGCTCGTAG
- the ZNF384 gene encoding zinc finger protein 384 isoform X2 — MEESHFNSNPYFWPSIPTVSGQIENTMFINKMKDQLLPEKGCGLAPPHYPTLLTVPASVSLPSGISMDTESKSDQLTPHSQASVTQNITVVPVPSTGLMTAGPGLVITSPSGSLVTTATSAQTFPISAPMIVSALPPGSQALQVVPDLSKKVASTLTEEGGGGGGGGGGTVVAAKPPRGRKKKRMLESGLPEMNDPYVLSPEDDDDHQKDGKTYRSEGNCGTGNGQSLGLMDSVPGSTTNLLCDPGCRMCSLTFYSKSEMQIHSKSHTETKPHKCPHCSKTFANSSYLAQHIRIHSGAKPYSCNFCEKSFRQLSHLQQHTRIHSKVHTEIIKPHKCPHCSKTFANTSYLAQHLRIHSGAKPYNCSYCQKAFRQLSHLQQHTRIHTGDRPYKCAHPGCEKAFTQLSNLQSHRRQHNKDKPFKCHNCHRAYTDATSLEVHLSTHTVKHAKVYTCTICSRAYTSETYLMKHMRKHNPPDLQQQVQAAAAAAAVAQAQAQAQAQAQAQAQAQAQAQAQAQAQAQASQASQQPQQQQPQPPHFQSPGAAPQGGGGGDSNPNPPPQCSFDLTPYKTAEHHKDICLTVTTSTIQVEHLASS; from the exons ATGGAAGAATCTCACTTCAATTCTAACCCGTACTTCTGGCCTTCAATCCCCACGGTCTCAGGACAG attgaGAACACAATGTTTATCAACAAGATGAAGGATCAGCTGCTGCCAGAGAAGGGCTGTGGGCTGGCTCCTCCCCACTACCCCACCTTGCTGACAGTGCCTGCCTCGGTGTCCCTGCCCTCGGGCATCAGCATGGACACAGAGTCCAAGTCAGACCAGCTGACCCCACACAGCCAGGCATCGGTCACCCAGAACATCACGGTGGTCCCCGTGCCGTCAACAGGACTGATGACCGCCG GTCCTGGCCTGGTTATCACGTCCCCCTCAGGCTCCCTCGTGACCACAGCCACGTCAGCTCAGACCTTCCCCATCTCGGCTCCCATGATTGTCTCAGCTCTTCCCCCTGGCTCACAAGCCCTGCAGGTGGTCCCTGACCTCTCTAAGAAGGTAGCATCAACCCTCACCGAggaaggcggcggcggcggaggtgGCGGTGGCGGCACTGTGGTGGCCGCTAAGCCCCCCCGGGGCCGAAAGAAGAAGCGGATGCTGGAGTCAGGGCTGCCGGAGATGAACGACCCTTATGTCCTCTCCCCTGAGGACGACGATGACCATCAGAAAGACGGCAAGACCTACAG GAGCGAAGGGAACTGCGGCACAGGAAATGGACAGAGCCTTGGGCTCATGGATTCAGTTCCCGGCTCCACCAcgaacttgctgtgtgaccctgg GTGCCGGATGTGCTCCCTGACCTTCTACTCGAAGTCGGAGATGCAGATCCACTCCAAGTCCCACACCGAGACCAAGCCCCACAAGTGCCCACACTGCTCCAAGACCTTCGCCAACAGCTCCTACCTGGCCCAGCACATCCGTATCCACTCAGGGGCCAAGCCCTACAGTTGTAACTTCTGTGAGAAATCCTTCCGCCAGCTCTCTCATCTCCAGCAGCACACCCG GATCCACTCCAAGGTGCACACGGAGATCATCAAGCCCCACAAGTGCCCGCACTGCTCCAAGACCTTCGCCAACACCTCCTACCTGGCCCAGCACCTCCGTATCCACTCGGGGGCCAAGCCCTACAACTGTTCCTACTGCCAGAAGGCCTTCCGCCAGCTCTCCCACCTCCAGCAGCACACACG AATCCACACTGGGGACAGGCCATACAAATGTGCACACCCAGGCTGCGAGAAAGCCTTCACACAGCTCTCCAACCTGCAG TCCCACAGGCGGCAGCACAACAAAGATAAACCCTTCAAGTGCCACAATTGTCACCGGGCGTACACAGACGCGACCTCGCTGGAGGTGCACCTGTCCACGCACACAGTGAAGCATGCCAAGGTGTACACCTGCACCATCTGTAGCCGGGCGTACACGTCG GAAACGTACCTGATGAAACACATGCGCAAACACAACCCTCCTGATCTCCAGCAGCAGGTgcaggcggcggcggcagcagcagcggtggcccaggcccaggcccaggcccaggcccaagCCCAAGCTCAAGCTcaagcccaggcccaggcccaagCCCAGGCCCAAGCCCAAGCCCAGGCCTCTCAGGCTTCGCAGCAGCCACAGCAACAGCAGCCACAGCCACCACACTTCCAGTCCCCTGGGGCAGccccccagggtgggggtggcggggacaGCAACCCGAACCCTCCACCCCAGTGTTCCTTTGACCTGACGCCCTATAAGACGGCGGAGCATCACAAGGACATCTGCCTCACcgtcaccaccagcaccatccaGGTGGAGCACCTGGCCAGCTCGTAG